Proteins found in one Plasmodium chabaudi chabaudi strain AS genome assembly, chromosome: 5 genomic segment:
- a CDS encoding glideosome associated protein with multiple membrane spans 2, putative, translated as MYSYGMEGDDTYLPQVQYPSPYENQYQDEESPSPRGENHTPFIGYFSSHLLRTGFLLQCVSLILMFVFYWAFGGTGIFIFDLYAGPECVKVSSAFHLTISVLMSIYLLGTLYIAMFQVFVADNSKWCRGFRAGSKLLSAAVTLDLLSSILRLVQYLYAYFYMNMRWWARYQQTKSDWTLLHFGSIVHSFALFMYGAAFFYMEAYHDEGTYEELAWSNLTLFKLAGLAELLMVFSGFGAFFSILLLGAIMCATVWAFSFEPLLEKWSPELHSRDINADVLPEIKHDDENGGYNEENMYEPYNPNPENMEYNEEMIKHNANEKYINGNANFYDHNNGIPTTYDYSQIEGQVKQNAEMGVSENKYIAQY; from the exons atgtaTTCGTACGGTATGGAAGGAGATGATACTTATTTACCCCAGGTCCAGTATCCATCTCCATATGAAAATCAATATCAAGATGAAGAGTCCCCAAGTCCAAGAGGAGAAAATCATACTCCTTTCATAGGATATTTTAGTTCTCATTTATTAAGAACTGGATTTCTTTTACAATGTGTgtcattaatattaatgtttgtattttattggGCATTTGGAGGAACtggaatttttatatttgatttatatGCAGGACCAGAATGTGTTAAAGTATCAAGTGCATTTCATTTAACAATATCAGTTTTAAtgtcaatatatttattaggtacattatatatagcaaTGTTCCAAGTCTTTGTAGCCGATAATAGTAAATGGTGTAGAGGATTTAGAGCTGGatctaaattattatcagCAGCTGTTACCTTAGACCTTTTATCATCAATATTAAGATTAGttcaatatttatatgcatatttttatatgaatatgaGATGGTGGGCACGATATCAACAAACCAAATCCGACTGGACTTTGTTACATTTTGGTAGTATCGTACATAGTTTtgcattatttatgtatggAGCAGCCTTTTTCTATATGGAAGCTTATCATGATGAGGGTACCTATGAAGAACTCGCATGGTCCAACTTGACTTTATTCAAATTAGCTGGATTAGCAG AATTGTTAATGGTCTTTTCTGGATTCGGAGCCTTCTTTTCAATTCTCTTATTGGGAGCAATAATGTGTGCAACAGTTTGGGCCTTCTCCTTCGAGCCTTTGTTAGAAAAATGGTCACCCGAATTACACAGCAGAGACATAAATGCTGATGTATTACCTGAAATAAAACATGATGATGAAAACGGTGGATATAATGAAGAGAATATGTATGAACCATATAACCCTAATCCTGAAAATATGgaatataatgaagaaaTGATTAAACATAATGCAAatgagaaatatataaatggaaATGCAAACTTTTATGATCACAATAATGGAATTCCAACAACTTATGATTATTCACAAATTGAAGGTCaagtaaaacaaaatgCTGAAATGGGAGTCtctgaaaataaatatattgcacaatattaa
- a CDS encoding early transcribed membrane protein, with protein sequence MKLAKALYFFAFLLAINIFAPGSNYYVQAKSDSSGKGGNSLAQKIKRNKAAFISTLLTTIALAAGTAYGAIHYHKYGTFANLFGFSKSRKPSSGRRGSLSRRSSKSGPSKKGPILTSISDDNIPINIEDLTGTRTPSAPYTVKLSRRK encoded by the coding sequence atgaaattagcaaaagcattatatttttttgcctTTTTATTGGCCATAAACATATTTGCTCCAGGATCTAATTATTACGTTCAAGCTAAATCAGATAGTTCAGGCAAGGGTGGTAATTCCCTTGcccaaaaaattaaaagaaacaaaGCTGCATTTATATCTACATTACTTACAACAATAGCATTAGCAGCTGGTACCGCATATGGTGCAATCCATTATCACAAATATGGTACTTTTGCAAACCTATTCGGATTTAGTAAATCACGCAAACCAAGCTCAGGCAGAAGAGGAAGCCTTAGTAGAAGATCCTCAAAAAGTGGCCCTTCAAAAAAAGGTCCAATTTTAACTTCAATTTCTGATGACAATATACCAATTAATATAGAAGATTTAACCGGTACCAGAACCCCATCAGCCCCATATACTGTTAAACTTAgtagaagaaaataa
- a CDS encoding tryptophan-rich antigen, protein MDPYYKQLYETSHTEQMDQPSPFTRFSPGYSRYSSNPLYDEPEQKPYDPQRELRIRKYQPPPKPQRLSVLGALGALGGALGTSIIQYIPNGANFLNNFSPFQLGSTEYGNGSQPAIEYYFADPTKTEEWKANEWESWKEKIEGIEWTKFNELVEKERLVWLAAKEQDWSEYMKYIEYKWTHYTPEFETSIKSDILKRSRALDEGEWDEWMRTEGKQLIKKDWDDWLANNEAYLNVWTVQEWKKWRNQIISKWLSSDWKREEDEHWAKWEEFWVKHCDPEERNAWIAWRARINKEMVEWNTWTKEKEEQLIDHKTGTWARWKSEKQALFDLWIDNFVDEWVKEKHWFIWTSERNNYFSRNRYMRSNQIM, encoded by the exons atggatCCATATTATAAGCAATTATACGAAACTTCTCACACCGAACAAATGGATCAACCCTCCCCTTTTACTCGTTTTTCTCCTGGTTATTCACGCTATTCTTCAAACCCTCTTTATGATGAACCAGAGCAAAAGCCATATGACCCCCAAAGAGAATTAAGAATAAGAAAATACCAACCTCCTCCTAAACCTCAAAGGCTTAGTGTTCTTGGTGCTCTTGGCGCTCTTGGTGGTGCTCTTGGTACATCaattatacaatatataccAAATGGCGCAAACTTCCTTAATAACTTTTCACCg TTTCAACTAGGTTCAACCGAATATGGTAACGGCTCTCAACCAGCGAtcgaatattattttgctGATCCAACAAAAACAGAAGAATGGAAAGCAAATGAATGGGAATCatggaaagaaaaaatagaagGAATCGAATGGACTAAATTTAATGAACTGgttgaaaaagaaagatTAGTATGGCTAGCAGCAAAAGAACAAGATTGGTCtgaatatatgaaatatattgaatatAAATGGACACATTATACCCCAGAGTTCGAAACAAGTATAAAATCcgatattttaaaaagaagTCGAGCATTAGATGAAGGTGAATGGGATGAATGGATGAGAACAGAAGGAAAacaattaattaaaaaagattGGGATGATTGGCTAGCTAATAACGAAGCTTATTTAAATGTATGGACTGTTCAGGAATGGAAGAAATGGAgaaatcaaataataagtAAATGGTTATCGTCTGATTGGAAACGAGAAGAAGATGAGCACTGGGCAAAATGGGAAGAATTTTGGGTTAAACATTGTGATCCTGAAGAAAGAAATGCCTGGATTGCATGGAGAGCcagaataaataaagaaatggTTGAATGGAATACATGGACAAAGGAAAAAGAAGAACAACTTATAGATCATAAAACAGGTACTTGGGCACGATGGAAATCTGAGAAACAAGCCTTGTTTGACTTGTGGATAGATAATTTTGTTGATGAATGGGTTAAAGAAAAACACTGGTTTATATGGACAAGtgaaagaaataattatttttcaagaAACAGATATATGAGATCCAATcaaattatgtaa
- a CDS encoding tryptophan-rich antigen has product MESITENAKDVANMVLDPHNNIDIQSHADIKNTDYTSSFIMMLIYIMMFAQIFLTGRAIYNSYNEERQNESINNFDVIADQVSDEDQDSDEDQAYDSDLESYNDEKPIRWKKKEWKKWVKDLENDWEAFNIEMNNEKDEWIKKKEQDWNLFLTELENKWNHYNKHLDAEFDTNIISKYSSWVPNEWIDWMKTDGIRFIYMEWKKWVLESHNEFSDKFVDKWMAWKKDRILSWSKLDWKRKESQKWAGFNQKRFKRLHYLDNKRYNEYINRTKAERNQWNDWVKTKDNMFVENLLDPYLSWKDDKHILYKEWVEKFVTKWINQKQWNVWIADQYAAPFKKETEKPTEQQEQNTS; this is encoded by the exons atgGAGTCAATTACAGAAAATGCAAAAGACGTAGCGAATATGGTATTGGACCCCCATAACAACATTGATATCCAAAGCCACGCTGATATTAAAAACACCGATTATACATCATCTTTTATCATGATgctcatatatattatgatgTTTGCACAGATATTCTTAACCGGGCGCGCCATATACAATTCATACAATGAG gAAAGACAAAATGAatctattaataattttgatgtAATCGCTGATCAAGTTAGTGATGAAGATCAAGATAGTGATGAAGATCAAGCATATGATTCTGATTTAGAATCATACAATGACGAAAAACCAATaagatggaaaaaaaaagaatggaaaaaatgGGTGAAAGATTTGGAAAACGATTGGGAGGCCTTTAATATAGAAatgaataatgaaaaagatgagtggattaaaaaaaaagaacaaGATtggaatttatttttaaccgaattagaaaataaatggaaTCATTATAATAAGCATCTTGATGCCGAATTTGATACTAATATTATAAGCAAATATTCTAGTTGGGTTCCTAACGAGTGGATTGATTGGATGAAAACAGATGGAATccgttttatttatatggaaTGGAAAAAATGGGTTCTAGAAAGCCATAATGAATTTTCTGATAAATTTGTAGATAAATGGATGGCATGGAAAAAAGATAGAATCCTATCATGGTCCAAGCTTGATTGGAAACGTAAAGAATCACAAAAATGGGCGGGTTTTAACCAAAAACGATTCAAACGCCTTCACTACTTagataataaaagatataacgaatatataaacagaACAAAAGCCGAACGAAACCAATGGAATGATTGGGTCAAAACGAAGGACAATATGTTtgttgaaaatttattagaTCCATATTTAAGTTGGAAAGATGATAAACATATCTTGTATAAAGAATGGGTAGAAAAATTTGTTACCAAATGGATAAATCAAAAACAATGGAATGTTTGGATTGCGGACCAATACGCAGCTCCATTCAAAAAAGAAACTGAAAAACCCACAGAACAACAGGAACAAAACACATCTTAA
- a CDS encoding CIR protein, translating into MSLCELPPEELRQIFQKYLDELNRIFYYYINISLIYTISHGNNDKDIKYYVPYYEKFSRKYNEIAEKCNFYKCNKYCKELYNLGNDYYNARREFLLRNSNYVNKIPGLSTIPQCSNYNSNDDEILECIDMKYLKQENNANDKLHYSRVLFSFIYILIPVLLLIIYKFTSFEFWIKSIFRTGITLPDKIKENKPEETKIMENDTDEEKKENQVEEENEKDKKDEDLESQIITNVTPENT; encoded by the exons atgtcatTGTGTGAATTACCACCAGAAGAACTGAGACAAATATTCCAGAAATATTTAGATGAATTAAAtcgcatattttattattatataaatatatcattaatttatacaatATCTCATGGAAATAATGATAaggatataaaatattatgtaccatattatgaaaaattttcacgaaaatataatgaaatagcagaaaaatgtaatttttataaatgcaacaaatattgtaaagaattatataatttgggAAATGACTATTATAATGCTCGTCGTGAATTTCTTCTACGTAATAGcaattatgtaaataaaataccaGGATTATCAACAATACCACAATGTTCTAATTACAATAGTAATGATGATGAAATCTTGGAATGTATCGACATGAAATACTTGAAACAGGAAAATAATGCAAATGATAAACTACACTACTCACgagttttattttcattcatatatatacttattcctgttttgttattaataatttataag TTTACATCCTTTGAATTTTGGATTAAGTCCATATTTAGAACTGGAATCACACTTCcagataaaataaaagaaaacaaaCCAGAGGAAACAAAGATTATGGAAAACGATACTGATGAAGAAAAGAAGGAAAACCAAGTGGaggaagaaaatgaaaaagataaaaaagatgaagATCTTGAGAGTCAAATAATAACGAATGTAACACCAGAAAATACATGA
- a CDS encoding early transcribed membrane protein yields MKLTKALYFIAFLLAINVFVPGSNNYVEAKPANANGKSLANKIKNNKAAFIATLITTLALAAAGTTFGVMHLKKKGKGKKSPAVNNAKTAPVADNKPAPKVETPAKPAPAASTPARGYSPLSH; encoded by the coding sequence atgaaattaacaaaagcattatattttattgccTTTTTATTGGCCATAAACGTTTTCGTCCCAGGATCTAATAATTATGTTGAAGCTAAACCCGCAAATGCCAATGGAAAATCTCTTgctaacaaaattaaaaataacaaagcTGCATTTATAGCTACATTAATTACAACATTAGCATTAGCAGCAGCTGGTACCACTTTTGGTGTAATGCATCTTAAAAAGAAAGGAAAGGGTAAAAAATCACCAGCAGTAAATAATGCTAAGACAGCCCCCGTAGCAGATAATAAACCTGCACCCAAAGTAGAGACCCCCGCAAAACCAGCTCCTGCTGCCAGTACCCCTGCAAGAGGATACTCACCTCTATCACACTAA